The following are encoded in a window of Sphingobium sp. AP49 genomic DNA:
- a CDS encoding alpha-glucuronidase family glycosyl hydrolase — protein MVPRLFCWMIASTMLVATPPVMAEDGYDLWLRDARIEGAAGQQIAAHARTIVSLNSPSLAIARQELQRGIGGTTGALPALSDMIQQGSLLLQSATSTRAMAVSTEGLGPDGYAIRSMNVEGKPVTVIAGATDIGVLHGAYAWLRLAETGAALDRLDVRSTPRIGLRLLNHWDNLDGTVERGYAGQSIWDWWRLPDYKGPRYTDYARANASLGINGTVLNNVNAKADSLTAAYIAKAAALADLFRPYGIKVYLSVKWTAPMELDGLKSADPLDPAVAAWWKTKADEIYKAIPDFGGFLVKANSEGQPGPQDYKRTHADGANMLAAAVKPHGGIVMWRAFVYAHDNPDDRAKQAYSDFKPLDGQFADNVIVQVKNGAIDFQPREPFHPLFGAMPKTPLMMEYQITKEYLGQSTHLTYLGPLFEEVLKSDTLARGKGSTVAKVIDGSLEGHRLTGIAGVANIGVDRDWSGSIFNQADWYAFGRMAWDPDLTAEAVAREWAAQTFSPDPKVVAPIVAMMMGSREAAVDYMTPLGLAHIMGTGHHYGPAPWVSELARPEWNPVYYHKADRQGIGFDRTKTGSNATGQYAPALAKLLDNPKTTPERDLLWFHHLPWDYRLASGETLWDGLIHHYDRGVEAVAAMQRDWAALKPQVDAERFAQVEAFLAIQHREALWWRDACIAYFQSVSGRPLPAGSAAPAHPLDWYKAQSFPYAPGHPK, from the coding sequence ATGGTTCCGCGCTTGTTTTGCTGGATGATTGCCAGCACGATGCTGGTCGCAACGCCGCCCGTCATGGCCGAGGATGGCTATGATCTGTGGCTGCGCGATGCGCGGATCGAAGGTGCCGCAGGCCAGCAGATTGCCGCCCATGCCCGCACCATCGTCAGCCTGAACAGCCCCAGCCTGGCGATCGCCCGGCAGGAATTGCAGCGCGGCATCGGCGGCACGACCGGCGCCCTTCCCGCCCTGTCGGACATGATCCAGCAAGGATCGCTGCTGCTGCAATCAGCGACATCCACCCGCGCCATGGCCGTCTCGACCGAAGGTCTGGGACCGGACGGCTATGCGATTCGCAGCATGAACGTCGAGGGCAAGCCGGTCACGGTGATCGCGGGCGCCACCGACATCGGCGTGCTGCACGGTGCCTATGCCTGGCTGCGGCTGGCCGAGACCGGCGCAGCGCTCGACCGACTGGACGTCCGCAGCACGCCGCGCATCGGCCTGCGCCTGCTCAACCATTGGGACAATCTGGATGGCACGGTGGAGCGCGGCTATGCTGGCCAGTCGATCTGGGACTGGTGGCGCCTGCCCGATTATAAGGGGCCGCGCTATACCGACTATGCCCGCGCCAATGCGTCGCTGGGTATCAACGGCACGGTGCTCAACAATGTGAACGCCAAGGCGGACAGCCTGACCGCCGCCTATATCGCCAAGGCGGCCGCGCTGGCCGACCTGTTCCGCCCCTATGGGATCAAGGTCTATCTGTCGGTCAAATGGACCGCACCGATGGAACTGGATGGCCTCAAAAGCGCCGATCCGCTCGACCCGGCGGTTGCCGCCTGGTGGAAGACCAAGGCCGACGAGATCTACAAGGCGATCCCCGATTTCGGCGGCTTTCTGGTCAAGGCCAACAGCGAGGGCCAGCCCGGCCCGCAGGATTACAAGCGCACCCATGCCGATGGCGCCAACATGCTGGCGGCCGCAGTCAAGCCGCATGGCGGCATCGTGATGTGGCGCGCCTTCGTCTACGCCCATGACAATCCCGACGATCGCGCCAAGCAGGCCTATAGCGACTTCAAGCCGCTCGACGGCCAGTTCGCCGACAATGTCATCGTCCAGGTGAAGAATGGCGCGATCGACTTCCAGCCGCGCGAACCCTTCCACCCGCTGTTCGGCGCGATGCCCAAAACGCCGCTGATGATGGAATATCAGATCACCAAGGAATATCTGGGCCAGTCGACCCACCTTACCTATCTCGGCCCGCTGTTCGAGGAGGTGCTGAAGAGCGACACGCTGGCCAGAGGCAAGGGATCGACCGTCGCCAAGGTGATCGACGGATCGCTGGAAGGCCATAGGCTGACCGGCATCGCCGGGGTCGCCAATATCGGCGTCGACCGCGATTGGAGCGGGTCGATCTTCAACCAGGCGGACTGGTATGCGTTCGGCCGCATGGCCTGGGACCCTGACCTGACTGCCGAAGCGGTGGCACGCGAATGGGCGGCACAGACCTTCTCGCCCGATCCCAAGGTGGTTGCGCCGATCGTCGCGATGATGATGGGATCGCGCGAGGCGGCGGTCGACTATATGACGCCGCTGGGCCTGGCCCATATCATGGGCACCGGCCATCATTATGGCCCCGCCCCCTGGGTGTCCGAACTGGCACGTCCGGAATGGAACCCGGTCTATTATCACAAGGCCGACAGGCAGGGCATCGGCTTTGACCGGACAAAGACGGGCAGCAATGCCACCGGCCAATATGCGCCGGCGCTGGCGAAGCTGCTCGACAATCCGAAGACCACGCCGGAGCGCGACCTGCTGTGGTTCCACCATCTGCCCTGGGACTATCGCCTGGCGTCGGGCGAGACGCTGTGGGATGGCCTCATCCATCATTACGACCGGGGCGTGGAAGCGGTCGCGGCGATGCAACGGGACTGGGCCGCGCTCAAGCCCCAGGTCGATGCCGAGCGCTTTGCCCAGGTC
- a CDS encoding glycoside hydrolase family 3 N-terminal domain-containing protein, translating into MAAPIAPLSAAPDSVQSQRPLYKDASAPIEARVDDLLARMTLDEKIAQITTVWEGKVGIFDANLQLDPAKLRQKYPNGLGHFTRPSDAKGAVSPRVAKGRDPRQTVALVNALQKWAMTETRLGIPILFHEEGLHGYAAVGATSFPQSIAMASSWDPTMLRQVNQVIGREIRARGVPMVLSPVVDIARDPRWGRIEETYGEDPYLVGEMGVAAVEGLQGEGRSRLLRPGHVFATLKHLTGHGQPESGTNVGPAPVSERELRENFFPPFEQVVKRTGIEAVMASYNEIDGVPSHANRWLLDNVLRQEWGFRGAVVSDYSAVDQLMSIHHIAANLEEAAMRALDAGVDADLPEGLSYATLGKLVREGKVSEAKVDLAVRRMLELKFRAGLFENPYADANAAAAITNNDEARALARTAAQRSITLLKNDGMLPLKPEGTIAVIGPSAAVARLGGYYGQPPHSVSILEGIKARVGTKANIVFAQGVKITENDDWWEDKVVKSDPAENRKLIAQAVEAARNVDRIILTLGDTEQSSREGWADNHLGDRPSLDLVGEQQELFDALKALGKPITVVLINGRPASTVKVSEQANAILEGWYLGEQGGNAVADILFGDVNPGGKLPVTVPRSVGQLPMFYNMKPSARRGYLFDTTDPLYPFGFGLSYTNFSLSAPRLSATKIGTGGKTSVSVDVRNTGAREGDEVVQLYIRDKVSSVTRPVKELKGFQRVTLKPGESRTVTFTVGPEALQMWNDQMRRVVEPGDFEIMTGNSSVALQSTTLTVQ; encoded by the coding sequence ATGGCCGCGCCGATCGCGCCGCTTTCTGCTGCCCCCGACAGCGTCCAGTCGCAGCGTCCGCTCTACAAGGATGCTTCCGCCCCGATCGAAGCGCGGGTCGATGATCTGCTCGCCCGCATGACTTTGGATGAAAAGATCGCCCAGATCACCACCGTCTGGGAAGGCAAGGTCGGCATTTTCGACGCCAATCTTCAGCTTGATCCGGCCAAGCTGCGCCAAAAATATCCCAATGGCCTGGGCCATTTCACCCGTCCATCCGATGCCAAGGGCGCGGTCAGCCCGCGCGTCGCCAAGGGGCGCGATCCGCGCCAGACGGTCGCGCTGGTCAATGCGCTGCAGAAATGGGCGATGACCGAAACGCGGCTCGGCATCCCGATCCTGTTCCATGAGGAGGGGCTGCACGGTTATGCCGCCGTCGGCGCCACCAGCTTCCCCCAGTCGATCGCCATGGCGTCGAGCTGGGACCCGACGATGCTGCGCCAGGTCAACCAGGTGATCGGCCGCGAAATCCGCGCACGTGGCGTGCCGATGGTGCTCTCGCCCGTGGTCGATATCGCCCGTGACCCGCGCTGGGGCCGGATCGAGGAAACCTATGGCGAGGATCCTTATCTGGTCGGCGAAATGGGCGTTGCCGCAGTGGAAGGGCTGCAGGGCGAGGGGCGCTCGCGCCTGCTCCGCCCCGGGCATGTCTTCGCCACGCTCAAGCATCTGACCGGCCATGGCCAGCCCGAAAGCGGCACCAATGTCGGCCCGGCGCCGGTCAGCGAGCGCGAACTGCGCGAGAATTTCTTCCCGCCCTTCGAACAGGTGGTGAAGCGCACCGGCATCGAGGCGGTGATGGCCAGCTATAACGAGATTGATGGGGTGCCCAGCCACGCCAATCGCTGGCTGCTGGACAATGTCCTGCGCCAGGAATGGGGCTTTCGCGGCGCCGTCGTCTCCGATTATTCGGCCGTCGACCAGTTGATGAGTATCCACCATATCGCCGCCAATCTGGAAGAGGCGGCGATGCGCGCGCTCGATGCCGGCGTCGACGCCGACCTGCCCGAGGGCTTGTCCTATGCCACGCTCGGCAAGCTGGTGCGCGAGGGCAAGGTCAGCGAGGCGAAGGTCGATCTCGCCGTCCGCCGCATGCTGGAGCTGAAGTTCCGCGCCGGCCTGTTCGAAAATCCCTATGCTGACGCCAATGCGGCGGCCGCGATCACCAATAATGACGAGGCCCGCGCGCTGGCCCGCACCGCGGCGCAGCGCTCCATCACCCTCCTGAAGAATGACGGCATGCTGCCGCTGAAGCCCGAGGGCACGATCGCGGTGATCGGCCCCAGCGCGGCGGTTGCGCGCCTCGGTGGCTATTATGGCCAGCCGCCGCACAGCGTCTCGATCCTCGAAGGGATCAAGGCGCGGGTCGGCACCAAGGCCAACATCGTCTTTGCCCAGGGCGTCAAGATCACCGAGAATGACGACTGGTGGGAAGACAAGGTGGTGAAGTCCGATCCGGCCGAAAACCGCAAGCTGATCGCCCAGGCGGTCGAGGCGGCGCGCAATGTCGATCGCATCATCCTGACGCTTGGCGACACCGAGCAGTCGAGCCGCGAAGGCTGGGCCGACAATCATCTGGGCGACCGTCCCAGCCTCGATCTGGTCGGCGAGCAGCAGGAACTGTTCGATGCGCTCAAAGCCTTGGGCAAGCCGATCACCGTCGTCCTCATCAACGGTCGCCCGGCCTCCACGGTCAAGGTCAGCGAACAGGCCAACGCCATCCTCGAAGGCTGGTATCTGGGCGAGCAGGGCGGCAATGCCGTGGCCGACATCCTGTTCGGCGACGTCAATCCGGGCGGCAAGCTGCCGGTCACCGTGCCACGCTCGGTCGGCCAATTGCCGATGTTCTACAATATGAAGCCCTCGGCGCGGCGCGGCTATCTGTTCGACACCACCGACCCGCTCTATCCCTTCGGCTTCGGCCTCAGCTACACGAATTTCAGCCTGTCGGCGCCGCGCCTGTCCGCCACCAAGATCGGCACCGGCGGCAAGACCAGCGTGTCGGTCGACGTCCGCAACACCGGCGCGCGGGAAGGGGACGAGGTCGTCCAGCTCTATATCCGCGACAAGGTCAGCTCGGTCACCCGCCCAGTCAAGGAACTGAAGGGCTTCCAGCGCGTGACGCTCAAGCCCGGCGAAAGCCGCACCGTCACCTTCACCGTCGGTCCCGAAGCGCTGCAGATGTGGAACGACCAGATGCGCCGCGTCGTCGAACCCGGCGATTTCGAGATCATGACCGGCAACAGCTCGGTCGCGCTCCAGTCCACCACCCTGACGGTGCAATAA
- a CDS encoding glycoside hydrolase family 3 N-terminal domain-containing protein, whose protein sequence is MMTTRFARRQALGLLASTSALAAAPLAAKGKGGPLYKDATAPIDLRVRDLLGRMTLEEKVGQIIALWATKADIMDDLTFSPAKASRAYPASFGQITRPSDRRGAPNGSTQAGGVGARWRTPADTVAFINAVQKWAVEDTRLGIPILFHEESLHGYMATDATMFPMAIGLAGSFDRQLMTDVQSVIAREVRARGVHLALSPVVDIARDPRWGRIEETFGEDPYLCGEMGVAAVLGLQGESKQIGPDKVMATLKHMTGHGQPQAGENIAPAPISERELRENFFPPFRQVVKRTGIAAVMPSYNEIDGVPSHQNKWLLGDILRGEWHFDGAVVSDYGAVPELDTIHHVQPDLEATARAALRAGVDCELPDGLAYRTLVEQVRAGKVPLEAVNLACTRMLTLKFRAGLFENPWPRADYDALTGNAEARALALKAAHKSIVLLKNDGTLPLRPGAHRKVAVVGPNAAIARLGGYSSIPRQAVSLLDGVKAKLGNRADIVHAQGVFITQSEDRSVDEVFLADPAKNRQLIAEAVEVAKTADIILLAIGDTEQTSREGFAKNHLGDRTSLDLVGEQNELFAAMKATGKPVVVCAINGRPPSYPAVVDGANALLECWYPGQEGGTAMADILFGDVNPGGKLPVTVARDAGQIPIFYNRKPSSRRGYVFEDSSPLFPFGFGLSYTKFTFGKPRLSAGRIGVGGDVFVEIEVRNVGSVAGEEVVQLYVHDQTASVTRPIKELKGFERIALAPGESRTVRLAIGPEAFSLWNLDMQEVVEPGLFDIMVGPDSATLQSVTLEIA, encoded by the coding sequence ATGATGACGACCCGCTTCGCCCGTCGCCAGGCGCTCGGCCTGCTTGCCTCCACCTCCGCGCTCGCCGCCGCCCCGCTGGCGGCGAAGGGGAAGGGCGGCCCGCTCTACAAGGACGCAACCGCCCCCATCGACCTGCGCGTGCGCGACCTGCTCGGCCGCATGACCCTGGAGGAAAAGGTCGGCCAGATCATCGCGCTCTGGGCGACCAAGGCCGACATCATGGATGATCTCACCTTCTCGCCGGCCAAGGCGAGCAGGGCCTATCCCGCCAGCTTCGGCCAGATCACCCGTCCGTCCGACCGGCGCGGCGCCCCCAATGGGTCGACCCAGGCCGGCGGCGTCGGCGCGCGCTGGCGCACCCCGGCCGATACCGTCGCCTTCATCAACGCCGTCCAGAAATGGGCGGTGGAGGACACCCGCCTCGGCATCCCGATTCTCTTCCACGAGGAATCGCTCCACGGTTACATGGCGACCGACGCCACCATGTTCCCGATGGCGATCGGTCTGGCTGGCAGTTTCGACCGCCAGCTGATGACCGATGTCCAGTCGGTTATCGCTCGGGAAGTGCGCGCGCGCGGCGTTCATCTCGCCCTCTCGCCGGTGGTCGACATCGCCCGCGACCCGCGCTGGGGCCGGATCGAGGAGACTTTTGGCGAAGACCCCTATCTCTGCGGCGAGATGGGCGTCGCCGCCGTGCTGGGCCTGCAGGGGGAGAGCAAGCAGATCGGCCCGGACAAGGTCATGGCCACGCTCAAGCATATGACCGGCCATGGCCAGCCGCAAGCGGGCGAGAATATCGCGCCCGCGCCGATCAGCGAGCGCGAACTGCGCGAGAATTTCTTCCCGCCCTTCCGTCAGGTGGTCAAGCGCACCGGCATCGCCGCCGTCATGCCCAGCTATAACGAGATTGACGGCGTCCCCAGCCACCAGAACAAGTGGCTGCTCGGCGATATCCTGCGCGGCGAATGGCATTTCGATGGCGCCGTGGTCAGCGATTATGGCGCCGTCCCCGAACTCGACACCATCCACCATGTCCAGCCCGACCTGGAGGCGACGGCCCGTGCCGCGCTCCGCGCCGGGGTCGATTGCGAGCTGCCCGATGGCCTGGCCTATCGCACGCTCGTCGAACAGGTCCGCGCCGGAAAAGTGCCCCTTGAGGCGGTCAACCTCGCCTGCACGCGGATGTTGACGCTCAAGTTCCGCGCGGGCCTGTTCGAAAATCCCTGGCCACGCGCCGATTATGATGCGCTCACCGGCAATGCGGAGGCGCGCGCGCTGGCGCTCAAGGCGGCGCACAAGTCGATCGTGCTGCTGAAGAATGACGGCACCCTGCCGCTCAGGCCCGGCGCCCATCGCAAGGTCGCGGTGGTCGGCCCCAATGCCGCGATCGCGCGGCTGGGCGGCTATTCCTCGATCCCGCGCCAGGCGGTTTCGCTGCTGGATGGGGTGAAGGCGAAGCTCGGCAACCGGGCGGACATCGTCCATGCCCAGGGCGTGTTCATCACCCAGAGCGAGGACCGCTCGGTGGACGAGGTCTTCCTCGCCGACCCGGCGAAGAACCGCCAGCTGATCGCCGAAGCGGTCGAGGTTGCGAAGACCGCCGACATCATCCTGCTGGCCATCGGTGACACCGAACAGACCAGCCGCGAAGGCTTTGCCAAGAACCATCTGGGCGACCGCACCAGCCTGGACCTCGTCGGTGAACAGAATGAGCTGTTCGCCGCGATGAAGGCGACCGGAAAGCCGGTGGTGGTGTGCGCCATCAACGGCCGCCCGCCCAGCTATCCTGCCGTGGTCGACGGCGCCAATGCGCTGCTCGAATGCTGGTATCCTGGGCAGGAGGGCGGCACGGCCATGGCCGACATCCTGTTCGGCGACGTCAATCCGGGGGGCAAGCTGCCCGTCACCGTCGCGCGTGACGCGGGCCAGATCCCGATCTTCTACAACCGCAAGCCATCCTCGCGGCGCGGCTATGTGTTCGAGGATAGCAGTCCGCTTTTCCCCTTCGGCTTCGGCCTTAGCTACACCAAATTCACCTTCGGCAAGCCGCGCCTGTCGGCCGGCCGCATCGGCGTCGGTGGCGATGTTTTTGTTGAAATCGAGGTCCGCAATGTGGGAAGTGTTGCCGGTGAGGAGGTGGTCCAGCTCTATGTCCATGACCAGACCGCGTCGGTGACCCGGCCGATCAAGGAATTGAAGGGGTTCGAGCGGATCGCGCTGGCGCCGGGCGAAAGCCGCACCGTGCGCCTGGCGATCGGTCCGGAGGCCTTCTCCCTGTGGAATCTCGACATGCAGGAGGTGGTCGAACCCGGCCTGTTCGACATCATGGTCGGGCCGGACAGCGCCACGCTCCAGTCGGTCACGCTGGAAATTGCCTGA
- the manD gene encoding D-mannonate dehydratase ManD, whose product MPKITGAKVIITCPGRNFVTLKIETEEGVYGLGDATLNGRELSVASYLQDHVIPCLIGRDAHQIEDIWQYLYKGAYWRRGPVTMSAIAAVDTALWDIKGKIAGLPVYQLLGGASRESVMVYGHANGTTIEDTVRVALEYQAQGYKAIRIQCGVPGMASTYGVSKDKYFYEPADADLPTENVWNTSKYLRIVPELFKAAREALGWDVHLLHDIHHRLTPIEAGRLGKDLEQYRPFWLEDATPAENQDAFKLIRQHTTTPLAVGEIFNSIHDCRELIQNQLIDYIRATVVHAGGISHLRKIANLADLYQVRTGCHGATDLSPVCMAAALHFDLSVPNFGVQEYMRHTPETDAVFPHAYTFENGAMHPGDKPGLGVDIDEELAAKYEYNRAFLPVNRLEDGTMFNW is encoded by the coding sequence ATGCCCAAGATTACCGGCGCCAAGGTCATCATTACCTGCCCTGGCCGCAATTTCGTCACCCTCAAGATCGAGACCGAGGAGGGCGTCTATGGCCTGGGCGATGCGACCCTCAACGGCCGCGAACTGTCCGTCGCCTCCTATCTGCAGGACCATGTCATTCCCTGCCTGATCGGCCGGGACGCGCACCAGATCGAGGATATCTGGCAATATCTCTACAAGGGGGCCTATTGGCGGCGCGGCCCGGTGACGATGTCGGCCATCGCCGCCGTCGATACCGCGCTGTGGGATATCAAGGGCAAGATTGCCGGCCTGCCGGTCTATCAGCTGCTCGGCGGCGCCAGCCGTGAAAGCGTCATGGTCTATGGCCATGCCAATGGCACGACGATCGAGGATACGGTCAGGGTCGCGCTGGAATATCAGGCGCAGGGGTACAAGGCGATCCGTATCCAGTGCGGCGTGCCCGGCATGGCGTCGACCTATGGCGTGTCGAAGGACAAATATTTCTACGAACCCGCCGACGCCGACCTGCCGACCGAAAATGTCTGGAACACCAGCAAATATCTCCGCATCGTCCCCGAGCTGTTCAAGGCCGCGCGCGAAGCACTGGGCTGGGACGTGCATCTGCTGCACGACATCCACCATCGCCTGACCCCGATCGAGGCCGGGCGCCTGGGCAAGGATCTGGAACAATATCGCCCCTTCTGGCTGGAGGATGCGACCCCGGCTGAAAATCAGGATGCGTTCAAGCTGATCCGCCAGCACACCACCACGCCGCTGGCCGTGGGCGAGATTTTCAACTCGATCCATGATTGCCGCGAACTGATCCAGAACCAGTTGATCGACTATATCCGCGCCACTGTGGTCCATGCCGGCGGCATCAGCCATCTGCGCAAGATCGCGAACCTGGCCGATCTCTATCAGGTCCGCACCGGCTGCCATGGCGCGACCGACCTGTCGCCGGTCTGCATGGCCGCCGCGCTCCATTTCGACCTGTCGGTCCCGAATTTCGGGGTGCAGGAATATATGCGCCACACGCCCGAGACCGATGCCGTCTTCCCCCATGCTTACACGTTTGAAAACGGCGCCATGCATCCGGGCGACAAGCCGGGCCTGGGCGTCGACATCGACGAAGAACTGGCCGCCAAATATGAATATAATCGCGCCTTCCTGCCGGTGAACCGGCTCGAAGACGGCACCATGTTCAACTGGTGA
- a CDS encoding MFS transporter codes for MTSPTIPKPSGKVRWIVCGLLFAAVVLSYIDRLVLPTLKPDLQARYGWSESGYADLAIWFQAGYGIAYVAFGRLIDRIGARAGYALAVGLWTVGHVMHIFFTSTAGMLFARIPLAIGEAGTFPAAIAATNEWFPKKERAFAIGIFNAGSNVGAILTPLIVPVIAVTLGWRWAFILTGLLTVFWLAAWLSFYRRPREKKGLSAEELAWIEADPQEPARPVKWRTLFRYRQTWAYMTSRFLIDPVWWTFLFWLPDFFNKQYGVKMLDFGPPLIAVYLLADVGSVAGGWLSSRLMGRGMNINRARKTAMFCAGLSALPIAFAAQAPNMWIAVGLIGLACAGHQGFSANVYALPGDLFPRWMAGSVVGLGGLAGAIGGMLMAKFAGIILETVGSFQPIFIVASCAYLLALLVLHLIVPRYAPVTLAEQPL; via the coding sequence ATGACGAGCCCGACTATCCCCAAACCGTCCGGAAAGGTCCGCTGGATCGTCTGCGGCCTGCTCTTTGCGGCGGTGGTGCTGAGCTATATCGACCGGCTCGTCCTGCCGACGCTCAAGCCCGATCTGCAGGCCCGCTATGGCTGGAGCGAGAGCGGCTATGCCGATCTCGCCATCTGGTTCCAGGCCGGCTACGGCATCGCCTATGTCGCCTTTGGCCGGCTGATCGACCGGATCGGCGCGCGGGCCGGCTATGCGCTGGCGGTCGGCCTGTGGACGGTCGGCCATGTCATGCACATCTTCTTCACCTCGACTGCCGGCATGCTGTTCGCCCGCATTCCGCTGGCGATCGGCGAGGCAGGGACATTCCCGGCGGCGATCGCCGCCACCAATGAATGGTTCCCCAAGAAGGAACGCGCCTTCGCCATCGGCATCTTCAATGCCGGCTCCAATGTCGGCGCGATCCTGACGCCGCTGATCGTCCCGGTCATTGCGGTCACGCTGGGCTGGCGCTGGGCCTTCATCCTCACCGGCCTGCTGACGGTCTTCTGGCTCGCCGCCTGGCTGAGCTTCTACCGCCGCCCGCGCGAGAAGAAGGGGCTGAGCGCCGAAGAACTGGCCTGGATCGAGGCGGACCCGCAGGAACCGGCCCGCCCGGTCAAGTGGCGCACCCTGTTCCGCTATCGCCAGACCTGGGCCTATATGACCTCGCGTTTCCTGATCGATCCGGTCTGGTGGACCTTCCTCTTCTGGCTGCCCGACTTCTTCAACAAGCAATATGGCGTGAAGATGCTCGACTTCGGCCCGCCGCTGATCGCCGTCTATCTGCTCGCCGATGTCGGCTCGGTCGCGGGCGGCTGGCTGTCGTCGCGGCTGATGGGCCGGGGCATGAATATCAACCGCGCGCGCAAGACGGCGATGTTCTGCGCCGGGCTTAGCGCCCTGCCGATCGCCTTCGCCGCCCAGGCGCCCAATATGTGGATCGCGGTCGGCCTGATCGGCCTCGCCTGCGCCGGGCATCAGGGCTTTTCGGCCAATGTCTATGCGCTGCCGGGCGACCTCTTTCCGCGCTGGATGGCGGGGTCGGTGGTCGGCCTTGGTGGCCTTGCCGGCGCGATCGGCGGCATGCTGATGGCCAAGTTCGCCGGCATCATCCTGGAAACCGTCGGCAGCTTCCAGCCGATCTTCATCGTCGCATCCTGCGCCTATCTGCTGGCGCTGCTGGTGCTCCATCTCATCGTCCCGCGCTATGCGCCGGTCACTCTTGCGGAACAGCCCCTATGA